In the Clostridium gelidum genome, TCTAAAAGGCTTGCTACTATTATGAGAGAAGTTCCAATTGAGATAACTTTAGATGATATTAATTGTAGTGAAAAAGAAAATGTATTAGAAATTAAGAAAATGCTTATTAGACTTGAAATGAAATCTATTTTAGCGAAATTTAAAGATGAAACATTTTCAGAGGAGTCTAAAGTTGAAGTTAATACTATAGATACAATTGAAGCTATGAAAGATTTATTTTCAAATAAAAAAGATATAATTTACATAGATTATACCCTAACAGATTCATCTATATATTCTAAATTAGAACTTGAATATTTAATTTTAGGCGAAGAAAATACAGGTACTATTATAAATTTTAAAGACATAAGTTTTAAGGGTAAAGAAGAATCCATAGAAGCTTTAAAACTCCTAATGGAAGATGAAAATATTAAGAAGGTAATTCATGATGGAAAAAACTTTGTTACTTTTCTAAATAAAAATAAAATTAAAATTAAAGGATTTGATTTTGATACTGCAATAGCAGCTTATTTGATTGATTCTTCAAAGAGTAAATATGAAATTATAGAGCTTGTTAATAATTATATTGGAGAAAACCCAAGCGAAGAAGGAAATAATCTTAAAGTAATTCTTTCAAGCTATTTACCAGTTATTTATGAAAAATTAAAAGAAAAACTTCATAAAGAAAATATGGATAAACTATATTATGAAGTTGAGCATCCATTAATATATGTACTTTCATCAATGGAAAGCATTGGATTTAATATAAATGAAGGAATGCTCGATGAACTCAAAATAAAATTCAAAAAAGAAATTGATGAGACTCAAGAAGCAATATATAAGCTATCTGAAGAAGAATTTAATATAAGTTCACCTAAGCAATTAAGTAAGATATTATTTGAAAAATTAGATTTACCAGTTATTAAGAAAACAAAAACTGGGTATTCAACGAATCAAGAAGTTTTAGAAAAATTAATAGATAAGCATGAAATAATTCCTAAGATAATGTATTATAGACAAGTCACAAAAATTTATTCTACATATATAGAGGGATTAAAAAATGTAATTGACACGGATGGACGTATTCATTCAAATTTCAATCAAACTGTTACTACAACAGGAAGATTATCAAGTACAGAACCTAATTTGCAAAACATTCCAATTAGGCATGAGCTAGGAAGGGAAATAAGAAAAGTATTTATTCCTATGGAAGAAAATGATATCCTTGTTTCTTGCGATTATTCTCAAATAGAATTAAGAATTTTAGCTCATATTGCAGATGATGAAAATATGATAGATGCATTTAAGCATCATAGTGATATTCATACAAAAACAGCTTCAGAAGTTTTTAAAGTGCCATTAGATGAAGTGACTTCTCTTATGAGAAGTAGAGCAAAGGCTGTAAACTTTGGAATCGTATATGGTATAGGAGCATTTAGTTTAGCTCAAGATTTAAAGATTACCAAAAAAGAAGCGGAAGAATATATGGCTATTTATTTTGAAAGATATCCTAAGATAAAAAAATACTTAGAAAACATAGTTAAAGATGCTGAAGAAACTGGATATGTACTAACTATATTAAATAGAAGAAGATTTATACCGGAAATAAAAGCTTCTAATAAAATAGTAAAAGCTTTAGGTGATAGATTAGCTATGAATGCTCCAATTCAAGGGAGCGCAGCTGATATAATAAAAATTGCTATGGTTAATGTTTATAATAAATTAAATGAAAATAAATTGAAAAGTGAATTAATTCTTCAAGTTCATGATGAACTTATATTAAATGTTAAGAAGGAAGAATTTGAAGAGGTTAAAAACTTAGTTGAGCATGAAATGGAAAAGGCTATTGAATTAAAAGTAGCACTTGATGTAGATGTAAATTCAGGGCATACGTGGTATGAAGCAAAATAAAAATCTTTGAGTTTTTACATTAACTGTTAACTGAAAAAAGGGTGGTTATAAATAAAATGATTAAGGTTGGTTTAACAGGTGGAATTGGTACTGGTAAAAGTACTGTATGCGATATTTTAAGACGAGAAAAATTTAAAATTATCGATGCAGATTTTATAGCTAAAGAAGTATTGGAAAAGAATCCTCCAATACTAGAAATGGTTAGAACGCAATTTGGAACAGGATTTTTTGATTGGAGAGGCGAATTTAGAAGAAAAGAATTTGGAAATCATATCTTTAGATTCCCAAAACAAAGAATAAAATATGAAGATATTATTATGCCTTATATTAAACAAAGCATAGAAGAAAGTATAAAGGCATATGAAAAAAAAGGTGAAAAAATAGTAATAATAGATGCCCCAACTTTGATTGAAAATAATCTACATGTTGAAATGGATTATATTATTCTTGTATTTGCTGATAATTCTGTTCAAATTCAAAGGGTTATGAACAGGGATAAGTTAACTAAAGTTGAAGCTGTTAGCAGAATAAATTCTCAAATGCCTATGGAAGAAAAAAAGGAATATGCAAATATTATTATTGATAATAATACTGATTTAATTGATACTCAAAAGCAAGTTTATGATTTAATTGATTTTATGAAACTAATATGCTAGGTTTAAGGAGAAAATAATGAAATTTATAAAAAAAATCTTTTCTACACTAGTGGTTTTAGTTGTAATTATAATAGCAATTGGAGTAGGTTCTAACTATGTTATAAAAGAGAAATTTTTTCCTTATAAGTATAAAGAATATGTAGATAAATATAGCAGTAAATACCAATTAGACCCGTTATTTGTATTAGCAGTAATAAAAACTGAAAGTAAATTTGATGATGATGCACATTCACATAAAAATGCTGTAGGACTTATGCAAATAACTGTTGAAACAGGAGAATGGGCTGCTAAGGAAATGGGGTTTACTACATTTTCTAAAGATGATTTATATGACGAAGAATATAATATTAGAATGGGATGCTGGTATCTACGACGGTTAAATGATACCTTTGATGGAGATTTAGACCTAACAATTGCCGCTTACAATGCAGGTCCAACTAACGTACAGACATGGCTTAAAAATGAGAAATATTCGTCAGATGGCAAAAGTATAGATTATATACCATTTGGAGAAACAAAGAAATATGTTGATAAAGTAGATGTTTATTATCATGTATATGAATATATTTATGGTGAAACAGAAAGTTATTTTAACAAAGATAAAATACTGAAATTGATTAAAGGCCTTTCAAATATGCATTTATTAAGTTAATTCTTAGTTATAAAACTAAGAATTAACTTAATGATTTTATAAAACTTACTTGAATTATTGAGAAAAATGAATTATTATTAAATAGTTAACTAATAATTTTGCAGGTATGCTGGAATGGCAGACAGGCACGCTTGAGGTGCGTGTGTTTTATAGCGTACGGGTTCAAGTCCCGTTACCTGCACCAATTTATATTTATTAATCAAGGCTACATTAGCCATTGATGAAAAACTATCAGACATTCTACCTAATTTAAATGGATGGAATGTTTGATAGTTTTTTAGTGCGTAAGATATCAGAATATTTTAAATTTGTGGATAAAACTTAAGAAATCAATTACATTAACATAATATTTTAAATTTATATTAATAATTAATATAAAAATGACTTGTAGTCATTTTATGTGATATAATCTATAAATAAATATATATGTTGCAAAAATGATTCTTCATTTTAAATTTAAGAAATTCTGTAAGAAAAAGTGAGAGTCCCAAAAGTGAATGTCCCAAAAGTGATGCTCCAAATTTTATATTTGGTTAGCAGAACTTTCTCTTTGAGCTTCATCCACAATTGTAAATTGTACATTGTTAATTGCAACATAAATAAATTTCTAGCAGAGGTAATAAAATATGAAGAATATAATAAATATTTTTAAAAGAGATATAAAGAATATATTTACTAATTGGGCAGCAACAATTGTAGTGATAGCATTAATAATAATACCATCATTATATTCTTTAATAAATATATCAGCATCTTGGGATCCATATGAAAATACTAAAGGGTTAAAGGTTGCCGTAATTAATGAAGATAAGGGTACAGTTTTTGAAGAAAAAGACATAAACTTAGGTAATGAATTAGTTGATAAATTAAAAGATAATGATAAATTGGGATGGGTGTTTGTAGATAAGAAAACTGCTAAGGAAGGTTTATTATTAGAAAAGTATTATGCAACAATTGAAATACCAGAAAGTTTCTCAGAAGATGCTACTACAATAACTAAAAAAGATGTTGTAAAACCCAAGTTAATATATACAGTAAATGAAAAGAAAAATGGTATAGCAGCTAAAATAACAGATTCAGGTGTAAAATCTGTTAAAAGTCAATTAGATGATAATATAGTAAAGAGTATTTCAGGAATATTATTTAGAATATGTGATGAAGTTGGAGTGGATATAAAAAATAATAGACCTGAGCTTAGAAATATAATAGATTCAGTTTATAAATTAGATGAAAATATGCCAGAACTAGAGGTACTATTGGATGAAGCTATCAATGGAACAATAAGTACTTCTGAATTGTTAGAGAAGGGAAATGAAATTATACCAGTAGCATCTGATACACTTGATGCTACCAATGAATTTATAGATAAAACTCAGGATTATTTAGATGAAACTCAAGGTGATTTAGATTATGATACGCCAAGAATCAAAGAAGAATTAATTAAGTCAGAAAATTTACTTGATACTTCAAGTGTAGTTCTTGGTAATATTGATGATAAGATATTACCAGAAGTAGCAAAAAAGACATTATTAACAGTATCTGATACTGCTAAGGCAACACAAGAAAGTGTTAATGATGCCAAATCAAAACTTAAGAAGATAAAGAAATCAATTGATAAATTTAGTAATATGGAAATTCCGAGTCCATCAATTGATAAATCACTTCAAAGTTCTGAACAAATAGCAAAAGTGCAACAAAGCATTGATAAGCAAGCAAATGCTTTGAAAAATGCACAAGATGCATTAAAAGAGGAAAGTAAAACAATTTCAAAGGTAATAGATAGGTTGGAAACTGTTGACGAGCAACTTGATAAATCAATAAATAGAGCTAATGAAGAAATTCAGAAATTAAATAATGGTGAAAAATTAAATACTCAAAATCTTACGGATACAAGAAAAGTATTAGATGATGTACACACTTTAATTTCAGATACGTTAGATAAGTATGATTCAGAAATTGTACCAACTGTTAATAACGGAATTGATTCAATGAGAGAGATTTCTGATGCAGGATCAATTTTAACTGCTCAAGGGAAAAATATATTGCCAGATGTTCAAGAATTAATAAATACATTCCAAAATGTATCAAATTTATCTAATGATCAATTAAATAAATTAAAAGAAAAGTTTCCTGATATTAAAGATAATGTTCATGAATTAGCAGGAAGGCTTAAAAAGATAGATAACAAAGGTGATATTGATGAATTATTGGATATGATAACAAATAACTGGGAAGATCAAAGTGATTTTTTAGCAAGTCCAGTTGAAATTCAAGACAATAGGTTATTTTCATGGCCTAATTATGGATCAGCAGTTACTCCATTTTATACAGTTCTCTGTTTATGGATTGGTGGATATATGCTTTCAATTATACTTGGCACAGATGCACATTCATTAGAGGAAGGGAAAAAATTAACACATAATGAGTTATATTTTGGTAGGATGTTATTGTTTTTAGCAATAGGCATAGGACAAGCAATAGTAGCTAGTACGGGAGCATTATTTCTATTAAAGGTTTATGCAGTTCATCCAATAATGTTTGTATTTTATTCCATATTTGTGAGTGTTGTTTTTATGATTATAATTTATACTGCTGTTAGTATTTGGGGACATACAGGAATAATAATAGGTGTAGTATTATTAGTAATACAAGTAGCTGGAACTAGTGGTAATTTTCCAATAGAAGTTAATCCATCAATTTTTCAAAAAATATTTCCAATACTTCCTTTTAATTATGCAATAAGTGGAATGAGACAAGTAATGGCTGGAATAGTATATTCAATATTAATTAGAGACAGTGCTATACTGTGTGCATTTATGATGATATCTATTATTATTGGAATTTTGTTTAAAAAAGTTACAAATAAAAAGAGAAGGAAAATTGTTGAAAAACTAAAAGAAAGTTCAATAATGATCAGCTAATATGATCATATTAATTAAAATGTATATAAATATATATTAGAGGGATTAAATTATGAAGAATGCATTTAGAATTTACAAAAGAGATATGACTAAAATATTTACTAATTGGGTAGCAATAGTTATGATGATAATACTTATAATTATTCCATCCTTATATTCGCTAATAAATATAGATGCCTCATGGGATCCATATTCTAATACAAATGGTATAAAGGTTGCGGTAATAAATGAGGATAAAGGAACTGTTTTTAAAGAACAGGATATAAATTTAGGTGAAGAATTAGTTAACAAGCTTAAGGACAATGATAAATTAGGTTGGGTTTTTATAGATAATATAGAAACTGCTAAACAAGGGTTGTTATTAGAAAAATATTATGCAACAATTGAAATACCAGAGGATTTTTCTAAAGATTCTACGACATTGGCTGAGAAAGATGTTGTAAAACCTAAGTTAATATATACTGTAAATGAGAAGAAAAATGCAGTAGCGCCTAAAATGACAGATGCAGGAGTAAAAACTGTAAAGAGTCAAATAGATGATAATATAGTAAAATCTGTTTCAGGAATATTATTTAAAGTTTGTAATGAAAAAGGAATAGATATACAAAATAATAGAGAAAAAATAAGGAAAATAGTTGATAATATCCATGAATTGGATGAAAATATGCCAGAACTTGAAGCATTAGTGGATGAAGCTATTGGTGGAACAGAAGATCTTTCAAAAGTGTTGGATAAGAGTAATGATATGATTCCCACTGTATCAGATACTCTTGATTTAACTAATGACTTTTTAGATAACAGTCAATCAGTTTTGGATGAAACACAAGGTGAATTATCTGATATATCCCCAATAATAAAAAAAGATCTAGTTATGTCTGAAAACATACTTGATAATTCAAGTATAGAACTTAAAAATCTAGATCAAAAAATATTGCCGGAAATGGCTAAAAAAACTTTGACAGCAGTATCGGATTCGGCTAAAGCAACACAAGAAACAGTCAGTTCAACTAAGTCTAAACTTAAGAGTTTAAAAAAATTTATAGACAATGTGAGTAAGATAAAAGTTGAATTACCTTCAGTTGGTGACAATATTGAAACACCTGACAATATAAAATCAATACAAGAAAATCTGAAAAAGCAAGAAAAATCATTGGAAAGCATGCAAGAAAACTTAAAAGATGTGAGTAAAATAATTTCTAAGACTATAGATAAATTAGATATTATTGATGAAAAGCTTGATATATTAATTAATAGGACAGATGATGAACTCACAAAATTAGAAAATGGTGAAAAATTAGACACCCAAACACTTCGGGATATGATAAAAGTAATAGATGAGGTTCATACTTTAGTTGCAGACATTACAGATAGCTATGATTCTGAAATTGTACCCGCAGTTACAAATGGGTTTGATTCAATTAGAGGTATTTTAGATAACGGATTAGTATTAGTACAAGAAGGACGGGATACATTACCGGAAGTAGAAAAGTTATTAAGTGTTTCTAAGGACGCAACAAACTTATCTAATCAGGAGTTAAATAACTTAAAAGAAAAAATTCCTGATGCTAAAGATAAAATTCATGAATTATCGGATAAACTTAAAGATATGGATGAGGACGATAAAATAGATAAATTATTAGATATGATGACAAGTAGTTGGGAAAATCAAAGTGATTTCATGGACAGCCCAGTTGAAATAGAAGACAATAGATTGTTTTCATTTCCGAATTATGGTTCGACAGCCACTCCGTTTTATACAGTACTTTGCCTATGGGTTGGGGGGTTACTTGCTTCTGCATTATTATCACAGGGAGCACCTGAATTTGAAGATGGGACAAACATTAGGCCTTATGAAATGTATTTAGGAAAATTACTATTATTTATTTCACTTGGAATATGTCAAGCAATAGTTGCAAGTGTAGGAGCTTTAGCTATTTTGAAAAGTTATGCTGTTCACCCAATAATGTTTGTTTGTATAAGTGTATTTATTAGTATTGTATTTGTGATTATCATATATACTGCAGCTAGCATATTACATGATGTTGGAAAAGCAATAATTGTAGTATTACTAGTATTGCAAATGGCTGGATCAAGTGGAAATTTCCCGATTGAAGTTACGCCAATACTATTTCAAAAACTATTTCCATTTTTACCTTTTACATATGCTATAAATGCAACGAGACAAGTAATGGCAGGCATAGTATATTCAATATTATTAAAGGATATAGTAATTTTAATAATATATATGTTTGCTTCATTAATAACGGGTATATTATTAAAGGGAGTATTGAGCAAACTAATAAAAATGTTTGTAGACAAGTTAACTCAGAGTGGAATAGTGCGTCATTAAAGTGCAATATAATTAGGATCAATAGCCCAATATTTTTATTGAGGCTATTTTTTTAATTGCGCCTTATGTTATATGATTAAAATAAAAATTACTATATATACATTTAAATGGAAATGGCGTAATATATAAGATGAAATAATATGATAAAGTTGTAATTTTGATATGATTTTCATATCATAGGGGGAACGATGAAAGAAAATAGGAAAGTATTAAATAAATTCTTTGTTAATAAATATACAGATATATATATTTTTGCAACTAGTATATTTACATATATTATATTAAATTTTATAACTAATAATTGCAAGATAAATATACCTCTAATGTTTAGAGGGTACTACATAATTCTAAGTATAGTTTTATTTGTATTAATAGAGCAAGTTAGAAAATTTTATAAGCAATATATTTCAAAGATTGTAATTGTATTCTTTTCACTAATGATTTTTATATCAGCAGTTGGATTTATAATAAACATTAACGAAAAAGATTTTTTGAGTCAATTTACGATGATATACATAGCTGTGAGTAAAGAAAGCATTTTATTAATAGAAACTTTTTGTTGTTATGCATTAAGTGAATACTATTTTAAAAATAAAGAACTGAAAAATCAATCTTACTGGATATTTATTTTAATCATTACAAGTCTAGGAATAATTTATTATTTTGAAATGATTATAAATTACATAAAAATTGTATATTTAATTGTAGAAATACCGTTAATTGTAAAAATAATTTTAAATATGAAAAAATCAATAATTCCCCAAAAACAAGAAAATAATATTTTAAATAGTTATATATTTTCTACAATAATAATATTAATAGCCAATATATACGGATTTTATAATAACAGTCAGGAGACAGTAAATA is a window encoding:
- a CDS encoding lytic transglycosylase domain-containing protein; protein product: MKFIKKIFSTLVVLVVIIIAIGVGSNYVIKEKFFPYKYKEYVDKYSSKYQLDPLFVLAVIKTESKFDDDAHSHKNAVGLMQITVETGEWAAKEMGFTTFSKDDLYDEEYNIRMGCWYLRRLNDTFDGDLDLTIAAYNAGPTNVQTWLKNEKYSSDGKSIDYIPFGETKKYVDKVDVYYHVYEYIYGETESYFNKDKILKLIKGLSNMHLLS
- the coaE gene encoding dephospho-CoA kinase (Dephospho-CoA kinase (CoaE) performs the final step in coenzyme A biosynthesis.), coding for MIKVGLTGGIGTGKSTVCDILRREKFKIIDADFIAKEVLEKNPPILEMVRTQFGTGFFDWRGEFRRKEFGNHIFRFPKQRIKYEDIIMPYIKQSIEESIKAYEKKGEKIVIIDAPTLIENNLHVEMDYIILVFADNSVQIQRVMNRDKLTKVEAVSRINSQMPMEEKKEYANIIIDNNTDLIDTQKQVYDLIDFMKLIC
- a CDS encoding YhgE/Pip domain-containing protein translates to MKNAFRIYKRDMTKIFTNWVAIVMMIILIIIPSLYSLINIDASWDPYSNTNGIKVAVINEDKGTVFKEQDINLGEELVNKLKDNDKLGWVFIDNIETAKQGLLLEKYYATIEIPEDFSKDSTTLAEKDVVKPKLIYTVNEKKNAVAPKMTDAGVKTVKSQIDDNIVKSVSGILFKVCNEKGIDIQNNREKIRKIVDNIHELDENMPELEALVDEAIGGTEDLSKVLDKSNDMIPTVSDTLDLTNDFLDNSQSVLDETQGELSDISPIIKKDLVMSENILDNSSIELKNLDQKILPEMAKKTLTAVSDSAKATQETVSSTKSKLKSLKKFIDNVSKIKVELPSVGDNIETPDNIKSIQENLKKQEKSLESMQENLKDVSKIISKTIDKLDIIDEKLDILINRTDDELTKLENGEKLDTQTLRDMIKVIDEVHTLVADITDSYDSEIVPAVTNGFDSIRGILDNGLVLVQEGRDTLPEVEKLLSVSKDATNLSNQELNNLKEKIPDAKDKIHELSDKLKDMDEDDKIDKLLDMMTSSWENQSDFMDSPVEIEDNRLFSFPNYGSTATPFYTVLCLWVGGLLASALLSQGAPEFEDGTNIRPYEMYLGKLLLFISLGICQAIVASVGALAILKSYAVHPIMFVCISVFISIVFVIIIYTAASILHDVGKAIIVVLLVLQMAGSSGNFPIEVTPILFQKLFPFLPFTYAINATRQVMAGIVYSILLKDIVILIIYMFASLITGILLKGVLSKLIKMFVDKLTQSGIVRH
- a CDS encoding YhgE/Pip domain-containing protein, translated to MKNIINIFKRDIKNIFTNWAATIVVIALIIIPSLYSLINISASWDPYENTKGLKVAVINEDKGTVFEEKDINLGNELVDKLKDNDKLGWVFVDKKTAKEGLLLEKYYATIEIPESFSEDATTITKKDVVKPKLIYTVNEKKNGIAAKITDSGVKSVKSQLDDNIVKSISGILFRICDEVGVDIKNNRPELRNIIDSVYKLDENMPELEVLLDEAINGTISTSELLEKGNEIIPVASDTLDATNEFIDKTQDYLDETQGDLDYDTPRIKEELIKSENLLDTSSVVLGNIDDKILPEVAKKTLLTVSDTAKATQESVNDAKSKLKKIKKSIDKFSNMEIPSPSIDKSLQSSEQIAKVQQSIDKQANALKNAQDALKEESKTISKVIDRLETVDEQLDKSINRANEEIQKLNNGEKLNTQNLTDTRKVLDDVHTLISDTLDKYDSEIVPTVNNGIDSMREISDAGSILTAQGKNILPDVQELINTFQNVSNLSNDQLNKLKEKFPDIKDNVHELAGRLKKIDNKGDIDELLDMITNNWEDQSDFLASPVEIQDNRLFSWPNYGSAVTPFYTVLCLWIGGYMLSIILGTDAHSLEEGKKLTHNELYFGRMLLFLAIGIGQAIVASTGALFLLKVYAVHPIMFVFYSIFVSVVFMIIIYTAVSIWGHTGIIIGVVLLVIQVAGTSGNFPIEVNPSIFQKIFPILPFNYAISGMRQVMAGIVYSILIRDSAILCAFMMISIIIGILFKKVTNKKRRKIVEKLKESSIMIS
- the polA gene encoding DNA polymerase I gives rise to the protein MKKLLILDSNSLMNRAFYALPPMNNSDGTNTNAIYGFMNMLFKMKDEINPDSIIATFDLKAPTFRHKEYAEYKAGRNKMPPELAEQFPIIKELLMFMGIKIFEIEGFEADDLIGTVSKFAENNDTKVFVVTGDKDALQLASDTTEIIITKKGVSETAVYDRKTFIDEFEVTPNQFIDVKGLMGDKSDNIPGVPGVGEKTAFKLIKEYGSIEEVLKNIDNIPGKKLKENLENNVEQAIFSKRLATIMREVPIEITLDDINCSEKENVLEIKKMLIRLEMKSILAKFKDETFSEESKVEVNTIDTIEAMKDLFSNKKDIIYIDYTLTDSSIYSKLELEYLILGEENTGTIINFKDISFKGKEESIEALKLLMEDENIKKVIHDGKNFVTFLNKNKIKIKGFDFDTAIAAYLIDSSKSKYEIIELVNNYIGENPSEEGNNLKVILSSYLPVIYEKLKEKLHKENMDKLYYEVEHPLIYVLSSMESIGFNINEGMLDELKIKFKKEIDETQEAIYKLSEEEFNISSPKQLSKILFEKLDLPVIKKTKTGYSTNQEVLEKLIDKHEIIPKIMYYRQVTKIYSTYIEGLKNVIDTDGRIHSNFNQTVTTTGRLSSTEPNLQNIPIRHELGREIRKVFIPMEENDILVSCDYSQIELRILAHIADDENMIDAFKHHSDIHTKTASEVFKVPLDEVTSLMRSRAKAVNFGIVYGIGAFSLAQDLKITKKEAEEYMAIYFERYPKIKKYLENIVKDAEETGYVLTILNRRRFIPEIKASNKIVKALGDRLAMNAPIQGSAADIIKIAMVNVYNKLNENKLKSELILQVHDELILNVKKEEFEEVKNLVEHEMEKAIELKVALDVDVNSGHTWYEAK